In Hugenholtzia roseola DSM 9546, a single window of DNA contains:
- a CDS encoding ABC transporter ATP-binding protein produces the protein MPLIRTVQLTKIFHAKRPNEVVALSGIDLSLEAGSATLLEGSSGSGKTTLMSLLAGLSKPTSGDYFFKDHNLSLWSEKFLTAFRQQHFGILFQNFQLLPTKTAFENIALPLYCQSFSSQEIREKVQKAAEKANIAHKLQQKVGELSGGEQQRTALARALVSEPAIIFADEPTSQLDRRNAQQILSLFEKLKAEGTTFLLTTHDSLVSQHPFIDQKIQLEDGKIIK, from the coding sequence ATGCCCCTTATCCGTACCGTCCAGCTCACCAAAATTTTTCATGCCAAACGCCCAAATGAAGTAGTCGCACTTTCGGGCATAGACCTATCGCTTGAAGCAGGCAGCGCGACGCTTTTAGAAGGCAGTTCGGGTAGCGGAAAAACAACGTTGATGAGCCTTTTGGCAGGTTTGAGCAAACCCACTTCGGGGGATTATTTTTTTAAAGACCACAATCTTTCCCTTTGGTCAGAAAAATTTTTAACCGCCTTCCGACAACAACATTTCGGGATTCTGTTTCAAAATTTCCAACTCTTGCCCACCAAAACCGCTTTCGAAAATATCGCTTTGCCACTTTATTGTCAATCTTTTTCAAGCCAAGAAATCAGGGAAAAGGTGCAAAAAGCTGCCGAAAAAGCCAATATTGCACACAAATTACAACAAAAAGTAGGCGAACTTTCAGGTGGCGAACAGCAACGCACTGCCTTAGCGCGTGCCTTAGTGAGCGAGCCTGCTATCATTTTTGCAGACGAACCCACTTCACAATTAGACCGCAGAAATGCCCAACAAATTCTCTCCCTTTTTGAAAAACTCAAAGCCGAAGGCACTACTTTTTTGCTCACCACACACGATTCTTTGGTAAGCCAACACCCTTTTATAGACCAAAAAATACAATTAGAAGACGGAAAAATAATAAAATAA
- a CDS encoding tetratricopeptide repeat protein, whose translation MKKNILFLILFGTIPFLSTFAQKNKKWAQAEAYFQAEELDKAQELYIKVLEKNPLLASVYSRLAEIEWSKERYKEALGVLTEGIRQNPDSLLLYAHRGKAAGALLLFELALQDYESWYKLVKDSDEKWQPLLNMSSCQVSLGQNKAAYASLMEAFEVAPNQIEVLNNLAVWYMKEKEYHKSNEILEQIIQIEPHTFYAYVNLGYNSNQLEDYEKAITYFNKAVEYNSEEPLIYSNRSFAYYKLGDLEAALKDIEFSIANKAMNAYAYKIRALIFIAKGEKEKACADLKLAEQLRYKQQYGEEVEELLKAHCSE comes from the coding sequence ATGAAGAAAAACATTCTTTTTTTGATTTTATTTGGAACTATTCCATTTCTTTCTACCTTCGCACAAAAAAACAAAAAATGGGCGCAGGCAGAGGCTTATTTTCAGGCAGAGGAACTTGACAAAGCACAGGAATTATACATCAAAGTTTTGGAAAAAAATCCCTTATTGGCAAGTGTTTATTCACGCCTCGCCGAAATAGAATGGAGCAAGGAAAGGTACAAAGAGGCTTTGGGGGTTCTCACAGAGGGGATTCGTCAGAACCCCGATTCGCTCCTACTTTACGCACATCGAGGTAAAGCCGCAGGCGCACTTCTGCTTTTCGAGCTTGCCTTGCAAGATTACGAATCTTGGTATAAATTAGTGAAAGATAGTGATGAAAAGTGGCAGCCCCTGCTCAATATGAGTTCGTGTCAGGTGAGTTTGGGGCAAAATAAGGCGGCGTATGCCTCTTTGATGGAAGCCTTTGAGGTAGCACCCAATCAGATAGAGGTACTCAATAATTTAGCTGTTTGGTATATGAAAGAAAAAGAATATCATAAATCAAATGAAATATTAGAACAAATTATTCAAATTGAGCCGCATACTTTCTATGCTTATGTCAATTTAGGCTATAATTCTAATCAACTTGAAGATTATGAAAAAGCCATAACTTATTTCAATAAAGCAGTAGAATATAATTCAGAAGAACCCTTAATTTATAGCAATCGCAGTTTTGCATACTATAAATTAGGCGATTTGGAGGCAGCCCTCAAAGATATAGAGTTTTCTATTGCCAATAAAGCCATGAATGCTTACGCCTATAAAATTCGCGCCTTGATTTTTATAGCCAAGGGCGAAAAAGAGAAAGCCTGTGCCGATTTGAAATTGGCAGAGCAGTTGCGCTACAAGCAGCAATATGGCGAAGAAGTGGAAGAACTTTTGAAAGCACATTGCAGCGAATAG
- the trxB gene encoding thioredoxin-disulfide reductase: MTTIQTKCLIIGSGPAGYTAAIYAARAGMNPLLYKGHQPGGQLTITNDVENYPGYPDGVMGPQMMVDFEKQAARFGTDIRSGLIERVSFDKNGGTHLAWDENGNEIHAQTVIISTGASAKWLGIPSETRLNGKGVSACAVCDGFFFRKQEVAIVGAGDTACEEASYLSKICSKVYMIVRSDKMRASQIMQKRVENTPNIEILWNTETDEILGSEEVSGVRVRNRETGELKEIAVTGFFVAIGHKPNTDIFKGQLELDETGYLITQKGSSLTNIEGVFASGDAQDKIYRQAVTAAGTGCMAALDAERYLAAKEAVEA; the protein is encoded by the coding sequence ATGACAACGATACAAACGAAATGTCTTATTATCGGTTCGGGTCCCGCAGGTTATACGGCTGCCATTTATGCGGCGCGTGCAGGCATGAACCCACTTTTATACAAAGGACATCAACCCGGTGGACAGCTCACCATTACCAACGACGTAGAAAACTATCCGGGCTACCCCGACGGCGTTATGGGACCTCAAATGATGGTAGATTTCGAAAAACAAGCTGCACGTTTTGGCACAGACATTCGTAGCGGTCTTATCGAGCGCGTATCTTTTGATAAAAATGGTGGCACGCACCTCGCTTGGGACGAAAACGGAAATGAAATTCACGCCCAAACGGTGATTATTTCCACAGGAGCTTCTGCCAAATGGTTGGGAATCCCCTCTGAAACACGCCTCAATGGGAAGGGCGTATCGGCTTGTGCAGTCTGTGACGGCTTCTTTTTCAGAAAGCAGGAAGTTGCCATCGTAGGCGCAGGCGATACCGCTTGTGAAGAGGCAAGTTATCTCTCCAAAATTTGCAGCAAAGTCTATATGATTGTCCGTTCGGATAAAATGCGTGCCTCACAAATTATGCAGAAGCGTGTGGAAAACACGCCCAATATCGAAATTCTTTGGAACACAGAAACCGACGAAATTTTGGGCAGCGAGGAAGTCAGTGGCGTGCGTGTGCGCAATCGTGAAACGGGCGAATTGAAAGAAATTGCCGTTACGGGCTTCTTTGTCGCTATCGGACACAAACCCAATACCGACATTTTCAAAGGGCAGCTCGAATTAGATGAAACAGGCTACCTTATTACCCAAAAAGGTTCGAGCCTTACCAATATAGAAGGCGTTTTTGCCTCTGGCGATGCCCAAGACAAAATTTACCGACAGGCAGTAACGGCAGCAGGCACAGGCTGTATGGCAGCCCTCGATGCCGAGCGTTATTTGGCTGCAAAAGAAGCGGTAGAAGCCTAA
- a CDS encoding DUF262 domain-containing protein: MNNNNLLDTKTVNSNDILGNGKKYIVPLYQRDYSWKEDNWEDLWADILLVLESNSVHYMGAIVLQSKGDDVYTIIDGQQRLTTITIIALACIDKIKELAQNDIDKEANEERVKLLSSKFIGDKDPSSLTYFSKLKLNENNNTFFQSYILTLKTPATLRNFKDSDKLLLKAYKFFQEKVSKYFEPNPKGEDIAKFLNETVAKRLMFIQIIVENELRAYTVFETLNSRGVGLTVTDLLKNYLFSLVSEVDLPHIRSQWNRIVDTVGLDNFPIFLRHYWISRNKLVRQEYLYKNIRTKVQNAEHLSYLLEELEKNAELYVALNNSADELWRGNKEIKKRIKELEIFQVKQCLPILLIAYDKIFNHFDKILKIITVISFRATVIGGYHSGRLEEVYNKAAIKIDNGEITSPQQLAEEVKELYLSDTDFKNDFSTISLNTRRNKKLIRYILFELENQISNNSYDFEEHNATIEHILPENPNEEWEAYFSKNVLENYVFRIGNYTLLEAGKNREIGNKVYSEKVKIFEDSGFEMTKRITFPEWNANNLDKRQSELAKIATSIWRVSYYE; this comes from the coding sequence ATGAACAACAATAACTTATTGGATACTAAAACTGTCAATAGTAATGACATTTTAGGTAATGGTAAAAAGTATATTGTACCTCTATATCAACGCGATTATTCTTGGAAAGAGGATAATTGGGAGGACTTATGGGCAGATATTTTATTGGTTTTAGAAAGCAATTCTGTTCATTATATGGGCGCGATTGTGTTGCAAAGTAAGGGGGATGATGTTTATACAATCATCGATGGGCAGCAACGCCTAACTACTATTACCATTATTGCTTTGGCGTGTATTGATAAAATAAAAGAATTGGCTCAGAATGATATTGACAAAGAAGCAAATGAGGAGCGAGTAAAACTACTAAGCAGTAAATTTATTGGCGACAAAGACCCATCTTCACTTACTTATTTTAGTAAATTAAAATTGAACGAAAATAATAATACATTTTTTCAATCTTATATTCTTACATTAAAAACGCCTGCAACTTTACGAAATTTCAAAGACTCTGATAAACTACTCTTAAAAGCATATAAGTTTTTTCAAGAAAAAGTAAGCAAATATTTTGAACCTAATCCCAAAGGAGAAGATATTGCCAAATTTTTGAACGAAACGGTTGCTAAAAGGTTAATGTTTATTCAAATTATTGTTGAAAATGAATTACGTGCTTATACTGTTTTTGAAACCCTTAATTCAAGAGGCGTGGGCTTGACAGTAACTGATTTATTGAAGAATTACTTATTTTCTTTGGTATCTGAGGTTGATTTGCCCCATATTCGTTCTCAATGGAATAGAATTGTAGATACTGTTGGGTTAGATAATTTCCCTATATTTTTACGCCATTATTGGATTTCACGAAATAAATTGGTGCGTCAGGAGTACCTATACAAAAATATAAGGACTAAGGTTCAAAATGCAGAGCATCTTTCCTATCTACTTGAAGAGTTAGAGAAAAATGCTGAATTGTATGTTGCCTTAAATAATTCGGCAGATGAATTATGGCGTGGAAACAAGGAAATCAAAAAACGCATCAAAGAATTAGAGATTTTTCAGGTAAAGCAATGCCTACCTATTTTACTAATCGCATACGATAAAATATTTAATCATTTTGATAAAATACTAAAAATAATAACGGTTATCTCTTTTCGGGCTACCGTCATAGGTGGCTATCACAGTGGAAGGTTAGAAGAAGTCTATAACAAAGCCGCCATAAAAATTGATAATGGCGAAATAACATCTCCACAGCAATTAGCAGAAGAAGTCAAAGAATTATATTTAAGCGATACAGATTTTAAAAATGATTTTTCAACTATCTCTTTGAATACACGCCGAAATAAAAAGCTAATTCGTTATATACTTTTTGAATTAGAAAACCAAATAAGTAATAATTCTTATGATTTTGAAGAACATAACGCAACGATAGAACATATCCTTCCCGAAAATCCAAACGAAGAATGGGAAGCGTATTTTTCCAAAAATGTATTGGAGAACTATGTTTTCAGAATTGGCAACTATACACTTTTGGAAGCAGGTAAAAATAGAGAGATAGGCAATAAAGTCTACTCTGAAAAAGTTAAGATATTTGAAGATAGTGGGTTTGAAATGACAAAAAGAATCACTTTTCCTGAGTGGAACGCTAATAATTTAGATAAAAGACAATCTGAATTGGCAAAAATAGCTACCTCAATTTGGCGGGTATCCTACTACGAGTAA
- the polA gene encoding DNA polymerase I, whose amino-acid sequence MLSTLREKKVFLVDAMAVIYRAHFAFSKNPRLTSKGLDTGAIMGFTNTILEILQKEKPTHFGVAFDTAAPTFRHQAFEEYKAHRQKQPEGITAAKPYIRRILEALKIPILALDGYEADDLIGTLAKKAEKEGYQTYMVTIDKDYAQLVSDNIFFYKLPFAGKSSTEIWGIKEVCERWEIERPEQVIDILGLQGDASDNIPGIPNIGEKTAIKLVKEFGSVENLIANVAQLKGKQQENVRDFAQQGLLSKALATIDVEVPIAFEPEKLIVEPFDRQALSQIFDELEFRTLKKRLLGEDSSESKNLPTQKSDSKAAANLGGLFANPAAQTLDFAQTLHQVEDAQQENAAPKRDIRTRPHDYFLVQTDTEIDALVDFLGSQKVFAFDTETTSLDVLEAEIVGISFSYRQAEAFYVPLLENREATLNKFKSVLEDPAIEKIGQNIKYDYQILNKYGIEVKGAFFDTMVAHYLIEPDLRHNMDYLSETLLHYRPISIETLIGKKGKGQGNMGDLSPTKIFEYAAEDADITFCLYQKLKEPLANYQKLFDQMEMPLVKVLAKMELEGVRIDTEALQEYSKNLEQELVLLEENIFKQAGTSFLINSPKQLGEILFEKLKLDEKAKRTAKTKQYQTDEKVLQKLTEKHPIIPYILEYRELQKLKSTYVDALPALISPHTGRVHTSFNQAVAATGRLSSTQPNLQNIPIKTERGREVRKAFIPRDEQHCLLSVDYSQIELRIMAVFSQDQTMIESFAAGRDIHAATAAKIFQVPLEQVTADMRRQAKTANFGIIYGISAFGLSERLGIASKKANELIEAYFREFPSIKKYMDEIIAQARQTEYVETLFGRRRYLRDINSRNYTMRGMAERNAINAPIQGSAADIIKLAMIKIDSFLEEKKYKTKLILQVHDELVFDVPLQELDEVRPQIIALMEKVVEWAVPLQAQAGVGKNWLEAH is encoded by the coding sequence ATGCTTTCTACTTTGCGAGAAAAAAAAGTCTTTTTAGTTGATGCGATGGCGGTGATTTATCGCGCTCATTTTGCTTTTAGTAAAAATCCACGCCTGACTTCAAAAGGCTTGGATACAGGTGCTATTATGGGTTTTACTAATACAATATTAGAAATTTTACAGAAAGAAAAGCCTACTCATTTTGGGGTCGCTTTCGATACCGCTGCCCCCACTTTTCGCCATCAAGCCTTCGAGGAATACAAGGCGCACCGACAAAAACAGCCAGAGGGCATTACGGCAGCCAAACCTTATATCCGCCGCATTTTGGAGGCTCTCAAAATTCCGATTTTGGCACTCGATGGCTATGAGGCAGACGATTTGATAGGAACATTGGCGAAAAAAGCAGAGAAAGAGGGGTATCAAACGTATATGGTTACGATAGATAAAGATTATGCGCAACTTGTTTCAGATAATATTTTTTTCTATAAGTTGCCTTTTGCAGGAAAAAGTAGTACCGAAATTTGGGGCATCAAAGAAGTTTGCGAGCGTTGGGAAATAGAACGCCCCGAACAGGTGATTGATATTTTGGGTTTGCAGGGAGATGCTTCTGATAACATTCCGGGTATTCCGAATATTGGAGAAAAAACGGCAATAAAATTAGTAAAAGAATTTGGTAGTGTTGAAAATTTGATTGCCAATGTTGCTCAACTCAAAGGCAAGCAGCAGGAAAATGTGCGCGATTTTGCCCAACAGGGTCTGCTTTCCAAAGCCTTAGCCACGATTGATGTCGAAGTTCCGATTGCTTTCGAGCCTGAAAAACTTATCGTCGAGCCTTTTGATAGGCAGGCACTTTCTCAAATATTTGATGAATTGGAATTTCGCACGCTCAAAAAAAGGCTTTTGGGAGAGGATTCCAGTGAGAGCAAAAACCTTCCTACCCAAAAAAGCGACAGCAAGGCGGCGGCTAATTTAGGAGGCTTGTTTGCTAATCCTGCCGCCCAAACGTTAGATTTTGCCCAAACGCTACATCAGGTAGAAGATGCACAGCAGGAAAATGCCGCGCCGAAGCGCGATATACGGACGCGCCCACACGATTATTTTTTGGTGCAAACAGACACAGAGATTGATGCCCTTGTTGATTTTTTGGGGAGTCAGAAAGTCTTTGCCTTTGATACTGAAACGACAAGTTTAGATGTCTTGGAGGCGGAGATTGTGGGTATTTCTTTTTCCTACCGTCAGGCGGAGGCTTTTTATGTGCCGCTTCTCGAAAATAGAGAGGCGACGCTAAACAAATTCAAGTCTGTTTTAGAAGATCCTGCGATTGAGAAAATAGGACAAAATATTAAGTATGATTATCAAATACTCAACAAATACGGCATCGAGGTAAAGGGTGCTTTTTTTGATACTATGGTTGCGCATTATCTAATAGAGCCTGATTTGCGCCATAATATGGATTATCTTTCTGAAACACTTTTGCATTATCGTCCTATTTCTATCGAAACTCTTATCGGAAAAAAGGGAAAGGGACAGGGAAATATGGGCGATTTAAGCCCTACCAAAATTTTTGAATATGCCGCCGAAGATGCTGATATTACTTTTTGCTTGTATCAAAAATTAAAAGAACCATTGGCAAATTATCAAAAGTTGTTTGACCAAATGGAGATGCCTTTGGTGAAGGTATTGGCAAAGATGGAACTCGAAGGGGTGCGCATTGATACAGAGGCTTTGCAGGAATATTCTAAAAATTTGGAGCAGGAATTGGTACTTTTAGAAGAAAACATTTTCAAACAAGCAGGCACTTCTTTCCTTATCAATTCGCCGAAACAGTTGGGTGAAATTTTATTTGAAAAATTAAAATTAGATGAAAAAGCCAAACGAACTGCCAAAACCAAACAGTATCAAACCGACGAAAAAGTTTTACAAAAACTAACAGAAAAACACCCAATTATTCCTTATATTTTGGAATATAGAGAGTTGCAAAAGCTCAAATCTACCTATGTAGATGCCCTTCCTGCCCTTATTAGCCCCCATACGGGGCGCGTGCATACCTCTTTCAATCAGGCGGTAGCCGCTACGGGGCGGCTTAGTTCTACGCAGCCCAACTTGCAAAATATTCCCATCAAAACCGAGCGAGGCAGAGAGGTCAGAAAGGCTTTTATACCAAGAGATGAACAACATTGTTTGCTTTCTGTGGATTATTCCCAGATAGAATTGAGAATTATGGCAGTTTTTAGCCAAGACCAAACGATGATAGAGTCTTTTGCGGCAGGTCGTGATATTCATGCCGCTACTGCGGCTAAAATTTTTCAAGTCCCTTTGGAGCAGGTTACGGCAGATATGCGCCGCCAAGCCAAGACTGCCAATTTTGGTATTATCTATGGTATTTCGGCGTTTGGACTTTCAGAGCGTTTGGGAATTGCGTCAAAAAAGGCAAATGAGCTAATAGAGGCATATTTTAGGGAGTTTCCCAGCATTAAAAAGTACATGGACGAAATCATTGCACAGGCGCGTCAGACCGAGTATGTCGAAACGCTCTTTGGGCGCAGGCGTTATTTACGCGACATCAATTCGCGCAATTACACCATGCGTGGCATGGCAGAGCGCAACGCCATCAATGCGCCAATACAAGGCAGCGCAGCCGATATAATTAAGTTGGCTATGATTAAAATTGATTCTTTTTTAGAAGAGAAAAAGTATAAAACCAAGTTAATTTTACAGGTGCATGATGAATTAGTTTTTGATGTGCCTTTACAGGAACTGGACGAGGTCAGACCTCAAATTATTGCCTTGATGGAGAAGGTAGTAGAATGGGCTGTTCCCCTACAAGCGCAGGCAGGGGTAGGCAAAAATTGGTTAGAGGCGCATTAA
- the rbfA gene encoding 30S ribosome-binding factor RbfA has protein sequence MESKRQKQVAKQVQKDLGEILLHHNSLWKGAFITLTDVKVTPDLSVARVYISILHGTQQQAAPSDKETLLLIEDKKGLIRQELGQKVRHQLRRVPELQFLLDTTEAEAQKIDALLESLHIPAPESDADAKPKKGTSEPPLSEDDF, from the coding sequence ATGGAAAGCAAACGACAAAAGCAAGTCGCCAAACAGGTGCAAAAGGATTTAGGCGAAATTTTATTACATCATAATAGCCTCTGGAAAGGTGCTTTTATCACCCTAACAGACGTAAAAGTTACGCCCGATTTGAGCGTGGCACGTGTTTATATCAGCATCTTGCATGGCACACAGCAGCAGGCTGCCCCAAGCGATAAAGAAACTTTACTTCTTATTGAAGATAAAAAAGGACTTATCCGACAAGAGTTAGGACAAAAAGTGCGTCACCAGCTACGCCGCGTTCCCGAACTGCAATTTCTACTCGATACCACAGAGGCAGAAGCCCAAAAAATAGACGCACTCTTAGAAAGTTTGCACATACCTGCTCCCGAATCTGACGCTGACGCAAAACCTAAAAAAGGTACATCAGAACCGCCTCTTTCCGAAGACGACTTCTAA
- a CDS encoding anthranilate synthase component I family protein, translated as MKKYKVSRNFKEKILQYSLNCDTFLALDSAQILYPKGAFRLFFAFGSNRTLIADAQTPDFLTALADFQAQAAERQHWILGYLGYDLKNQIESFLKSQNPDALEMPEGFFFEPTYLIEWLPASEQVVFWQGKEPEKILQEIENIRLISHKKKYFNTNQKKKTILPTVTQKEYEAQVEKLKNHIEEGDIYEINYCIEFLIQNFELQEQDCIALFSLLSQHAPMPFSAYLKWQNFFVLCASPERFLKKEGKRLISQPIKGTIRRGKNAEEDEILKHYLKNNEKERAENMMIVDLVRNDLARSATIGTTEATELFGIYTFKQLHQMISTVEAELAPDCTWAEALRHAFPMGSMTGAPKIRAMQLIEAYEKQKRGLYSGAIGFVSPSQDFDFNVVIRTFLYHKKKKLGSFQVGSAITIDALPEKEWEECLLKAETWRKLLSDYI; from the coding sequence ATGAAAAAATACAAAGTAAGTAGAAATTTTAAAGAAAAAATCTTACAATACTCGTTGAATTGCGACACTTTTTTGGCTCTCGATTCGGCTCAAATTCTGTATCCAAAGGGTGCGTTTCGTCTTTTTTTTGCTTTTGGCAGCAATCGCACCCTGATTGCTGATGCACAAACGCCCGATTTTCTAACCGCCTTAGCCGACTTTCAAGCCCAAGCCGCAGAAAGGCAGCATTGGATTTTAGGTTATTTAGGATATGATTTAAAAAATCAAATAGAATCTTTTTTAAAAAGCCAAAATCCCGACGCGCTCGAAATGCCCGAAGGTTTCTTTTTCGAACCTACTTATTTGATAGAATGGCTACCAGCAAGCGAACAAGTTGTTTTTTGGCAAGGTAAAGAGCCTGAAAAGATTTTACAAGAAATTGAAAATATAAGGCTTATTTCCCATAAAAAAAAGTATTTTAATACTAATCAAAAAAAGAAAACCATACTGCCCACTGTTACACAAAAAGAATATGAAGCACAGGTAGAAAAGTTGAAAAACCATATTGAAGAAGGCGATATTTACGAAATAAATTATTGTATAGAATTTCTAATTCAAAATTTTGAGTTGCAGGAGCAAGACTGTATTGCCCTTTTTTCGCTACTTTCCCAGCACGCGCCCATGCCTTTTTCGGCTTACCTCAAATGGCAAAATTTCTTCGTACTCTGTGCCTCGCCCGAACGTTTTTTGAAAAAAGAAGGCAAAAGGCTTATTTCACAACCCATAAAAGGTACTATCCGACGTGGAAAAAATGCCGAAGAAGATGAAATTTTAAAACACTATTTGAAAAATAATGAAAAAGAACGCGCCGAAAATATGATGATTGTAGATTTGGTGCGCAATGATTTGGCGCGAAGTGCTACCATTGGCACGACAGAAGCGACGGAACTTTTTGGCATTTACACCTTTAAGCAGTTGCACCAAATGATTTCTACCGTAGAAGCCGAGCTTGCGCCTGATTGCACTTGGGCAGAGGCTTTGCGTCATGCTTTTCCAATGGGTAGTATGACGGGTGCGCCCAAAATTAGGGCAATGCAACTTATCGAAGCCTATGAAAAGCAGAAAAGAGGTTTGTATTCAGGTGCGATAGGCTTTGTATCGCCTTCACAAGATTTTGATTTTAATGTAGTCATTCGTACTTTTTTGTACCATAAAAAGAAAAAATTAGGCTCTTTTCAAGTCGGAAGTGCCATTACCATCGATGCGCTGCCCGAAAAGGAATGGGAAGAATGTTTGCTAAAAGCCGAAACTTGGCGGAAACTACTTTCAGACTATATTTGA
- a CDS encoding complex I subunit 1/NuoH family protein: MVLYFVSVLILLLTFALVGVYAERKISGLIQDRLGPMQTGKYGSLQTFADVLKLLQKEDIVPQVVNRFLFKLAPLLVFASVVGVYALLPLHQGGSAAQSPLAIYAILAILTFDVLGILLAGWASNSKFALYGALRAVAQMIAYEIPLILSLLAVAVYGGSLDLQILSLQQGIFSPTAITIWGLELKEIGGFTTWHVVQMPLLGFVFLIFFIASLAEANRAPFDLPEAESELIAGFQTEYSGMRWALLMLAEYGMMLLSALLAVVLFFGSWNTPLPNIGTWQLAHWTSGTFWSIFWLFTKALLLVYVQMWVRWTYPRLRIDQLMALAWKYLLPFSLLLLVLVACIRVLSL, encoded by the coding sequence ATGGTGCTTTATTTTGTTTCGGTTTTGATACTTTTACTTACCTTTGCTTTGGTAGGGGTCTATGCCGAGCGCAAAATTTCGGGTCTGATACAAGACCGTCTGGGACCTATGCAGACGGGGAAATATGGCAGTTTGCAGACCTTTGCCGATGTCCTCAAACTTCTACAAAAGGAGGACATTGTGCCGCAGGTGGTCAATCGCTTTTTATTCAAACTTGCGCCGCTTCTGGTCTTTGCTTCCGTTGTGGGCGTTTACGCGCTACTTCCCCTGCATCAGGGCGGCAGTGCGGCGCAAAGCCCTTTAGCGATATATGCGATTTTGGCGATACTGACCTTTGATGTTTTGGGGATTTTATTGGCAGGTTGGGCATCGAATAGCAAATTTGCCCTTTATGGTGCTTTGCGGGCTGTCGCCCAAATGATAGCCTATGAAATTCCGCTTATCCTTTCGCTCTTGGCGGTGGCAGTGTATGGAGGCAGCCTCGATTTGCAAATTCTAAGCCTACAACAAGGCATCTTTTCGCCTACCGCAATTACAATTTGGGGTCTCGAACTCAAAGAAATAGGGGGCTTCACTACTTGGCATGTGGTGCAGATGCCGCTGCTGGGGTTTGTGTTTCTTATCTTTTTTATTGCATCTTTGGCAGAGGCAAACCGCGCTCCCTTTGATTTGCCCGAAGCCGAATCCGAACTTATTGCAGGCTTTCAAACCGAATATTCGGGCATGCGATGGGCTTTGCTGATGCTGGCAGAATACGGCATGATGCTCCTTTCGGCTCTTTTGGCTGTGGTTCTTTTTTTTGGCAGTTGGAACACGCCCTTGCCCAATATCGGCACTTGGCAACTTGCGCATTGGACAAGCGGCACATTTTGGTCTATCTTTTGGCTCTTTACAAAGGCACTCTTGCTCGTTTATGTTCAGATGTGGGTCAGATGGACGTATCCGCGCTTGCGCATAGACCAACTGATGGCGTTAGCTTGGAAATACCTCCTTCCTTTTTCGTTGCTCTTGCTGGTTTTGGTAGCTTGTATAAGAGTTTTAAGCCTATAA